In one window of Mesorhizobium sp. B2-1-1 DNA:
- the mutM gene encoding bifunctional DNA-formamidopyrimidine glycosylase/DNA-(apurinic or apyrimidinic site) lyase, with product MPELPEVETVRRGLEPVLEGARIIRAEARRPDLRFPFPEKFAERLTGKTITALGRRAKYLTMDLEGGPALICHLGMSGSFRIETADAAEMPGVFHHERSKSSTHDHVIFDVASRDGTRSRVVFNDPRRFGFMLFCEGPPDTHPMLAGLGVEPTGNALDGVLLASLLKGRKSPLKAALLDQRLIAGLGNIYVSEALWRAGLSPLREAGTIAKAGKKAGEQSRGLAVAVRSVIADAIAAGGSSLRDYMQTDGSLGYFQHSFAVYDREGEPCSKPGCGGHIERITQSGRSTFYCRTCQR from the coding sequence TCCGGCGCGGGCTGGAGCCGGTTCTGGAGGGTGCCCGCATCATCCGCGCCGAGGCACGCCGGCCGGACCTGCGTTTTCCATTCCCCGAAAAATTCGCCGAGCGGCTGACCGGCAAGACGATCACGGCGCTCGGACGCCGGGCCAAATATCTGACGATGGATCTCGAAGGCGGTCCCGCCCTGATCTGCCATCTCGGCATGTCGGGCTCGTTTCGCATCGAGACGGCCGACGCTGCCGAAATGCCCGGCGTGTTCCATCACGAGCGGTCGAAGAGTTCGACGCACGACCATGTCATCTTCGACGTCGCCTCTCGGGACGGCACCCGCTCGCGCGTGGTTTTCAACGATCCGCGTCGCTTCGGCTTCATGCTGTTTTGCGAAGGGCCGCCGGACACCCATCCGATGCTGGCGGGGCTCGGCGTCGAACCCACCGGCAATGCGCTTGACGGAGTGCTGCTGGCCTCACTGCTGAAGGGCCGGAAATCGCCGCTGAAGGCCGCTCTTCTCGACCAGAGATTGATAGCCGGGCTCGGCAACATCTATGTCTCGGAGGCGCTATGGCGCGCCGGGCTGTCGCCGCTGCGCGAGGCGGGCACGATAGCCAAAGCCGGCAAGAAAGCGGGTGAGCAAAGCCGGGGGCTTGCCGTGGCGGTCCGCTCGGTCATCGCAGATGCCATTGCGGCCGGCGGATCGTCGCTGCGCGACTACATGCAGACCGACGGTTCGCTGGGCTATTTCCAGCACTCCTTCGCGGTGTATGACCGGGAGGGCGAACCCTGCTCCAAGCCTGGCTGCGGCGGCCATATCGAGCGCATCACGCAGAGCGGCCGCTCGACCTTCTATTGCCGGACCTGTCAGCGGTGA